The following proteins are co-located in the Pararge aegeria chromosome 3, ilParAegt1.1, whole genome shotgun sequence genome:
- the LOC120637025 gene encoding uncharacterized protein LOC120637025 produces MSDELSSEKGASSARKMVRQTASRVSLRNRSPIRRTARRDGLDSSALSSREVSTSRASSVSRDPTPVRRGTGIAQARADLRNAKEEAIEQAFDQRLRDRVYRKEAVVTVLDPEEWFETETSNNEDPGNLNSEELRAAAGRRAAAIIHVATKSGHLKGTFVKCLKESASALQNFVDTLVNRTESEESRRLRLDNTRLRNEVDSLKAELKAHRREFVEMKTSMAAANRTTTPTLNVDIIEEMKASIVASVGVMLDARFAGIEERLLPERVIRPPLASDNRRPEAPPPRSAAAPPKSKKVPENRNGDARSASPENSEAATGSSRPAVNEVAGWSTVVRRGKKGKKASSSSNNASPEATSAHTNRPTGPPTFTLPKTAAIIINLEPDAVKKGISYAEVLERAEQSINLQELGIGEGIKIRRAATGARLLELPKEKTPEQVELLVNRLRAALTGMATVVRPTKTASVRLMDLDDTVTGEKVIAAIARVGNCPVSCIKVGEIQSGPRGMGATTVHCPVEVVKVMSDAGKLLVGWSSARVQVLDQRPLRCYKCLCIGHTRPLCPSLVDRSNLCFQCGGIGHKSSKCSSPMRCAVCVDAGLPSGHIMGGRDCNPPPTRGTLDTSARSSEGLHQDEGEANMSS; encoded by the coding sequence GCAAAATGGTTCGCCAAACTGCTTCGAGGGTGAGCTTAAGGAATAGAAGCCCAATCCGACGGACCGCCCGCAGGGACGGGTTGGATTCGTCCGCCTTGAGTTCTAGGGAGGTTTCAACTTCAAGAGCGTCGTCAGTTTCGAGAGACCCTACCCCTGTTAGGCGTGGCACAGGGATAGCTCAGGCCAGAGCTGACCTCAGAAATGCTAAGGAAGAGGCCATTGAGCAGGCGTTTGATCAACGACTTAGGGATAGAGTCTATAGAAAAGAGGCAGTTGTAACCGTGCTGGACCCTGAGGAATGGTTCGAGACTGAAACTTCCAATAATGAGGATCCAGGCAATCTTAATTCAGAGGAGTTGAGAGCTGCTGCGGGACGCAGAGCGGCGGCGATTATTCATGTTGCTACTAAATCTGGTCATTTGAAAGGCACCTTCGTTAAATGCCTCAAAGAGTCGGCTTCGGCGCTGCAAAATTTTGTCGATACGCTTGTTAACAGAACAGAGTCAGAGGAATCCCGTCGGTTGAGGCTTGACAATACTCGCCTCCGCAATGAAGTGGATAGTCTTAAAGCGGAGCTGAAAGCCCATCGGCGGGAATTTGTAGAAATGAAAACTAGCATGGCGGCGGCTAATCGTACAACGACACCAACTTTAAATGTAGACATAATTGAGGAGATGAAGGCCTCAATTGTTGCATCGGTGGGTGTCATGCTTGACGCTAGATTCGCTGGTATTGAAGAGAGACTGCTGCCCGAAAGAGTGATTCGCCCGCCGTTAGCATCGGATAATAGAAGGCCGGAAGCCCCGCCGCCACGATCGGCAGCAGCTCCTCCGAAGTCTAAAAAGGTGCCAGAAAACCGAAATGGCGATGCACGATCGGCTTCTCCCGAGAACTCCGAGGCAGCCACGGGTTCAAGTCGCCCTGCTGTGAACGAGGTAGCGGGTTGGTCTACAGTTGTTAGAAGAGGAAAGAAGGGAAAGAAGGCCTCCTCTTCCTCAAATAATGCTTCCCCTGAGGCTACTTCTGCCCACACTAACAGACCTACGGGCCCTCCGACGTTTACCCTTCCCAAGACTGCCGCGATTATTATTAATCTCGAGCCGGATGCCGTAAAAAAGGGAATCTCATACGCTGAGGTGCTAGAGCGGGCCGAACAAAGTATAAACCTACAGGAGCTTGGTATTGGGGAAGGCATAAAAATTCGTAGGGCGGCCACTGGAGCAAGGCTTCTTGAGCTTCCTAAGGAAAAGACTCCGGAGCAGGTGGAGCTGCTAGTGAATAGACTGCGGGCGGCCCTAACTGGCATGGCCACTGTCGTTCGACCCACCAAGACTGCATCCGTCAGGCTTATGGACCTTGATGATACTGTGACAGGGGAAAAAGTCATTGCCGCTATCGCCAGAGTTGGAAATTGCCCTGTTAGCTGCATTAAGGTAGGAGAAATACAGTCTGGCCCCAGAGGAATGGGCGCGACTACAGTGCACTGTCCTGTCGAGGTTGTAAAAGTGATGTCCGATGCGGGGAAGCTTTTGGTAGGTTGGAGTTCCGCTAGAGTCCAGGTTCTCGATCAGCGCCCATTACGCTGTTATAAGTGTCTCTGTATCGGGCACACAAGGCCGCTGTGTCCTTCACTAGTCGACCGTAGCAACTTGTGCTTTCAATGTGGCGGCATCGGGCACAAGTCCTCAAAGTGCTCAAGCCCTATGCGCTGTGCGGTGTGTGTGGACGCAGGCCTTCCGTCGGGGCACATAATGGGGGGAAGGGACTGCAATCCCCCCCCAACGAGGGGTACATTGGACACATCGGCTCGGTCCAGCGAAGGGCTACATCAGGATGAAGGGGAAGCTAACATGTCGTCATGA